TGAGGCGCCTCGCGGTTCTTCTGTTTTCTGTATTTCGTAAGGGGCTTCCCCATGAACAACAAGCTTTACGTCGGTAATCTCGCCTACAGCGTGCGCGACGATTCCCTGCACCAGGCATTCGCCCGCTTTGGCACCGTGAATTCGGCCAAGGTGATGATGGACCGTGAAACCGGTCGCTCGAAGGGCTTCGGCTTCGTCGAGATGGGCTCTGACGCCGAGGCGCAGGCTGCCATCAATGGCATGAACGGTCAGGACCTTGAAGGCCGTCCGGCCGTGGTGAACGTGGCTCGCCCGCGTGAAGCCCGTCCGGCTGGCTTCTCCAGCCCCTACGGCCGCGGCCCGGGCGGTGGTGGCGGTGGCTATCGCGGCGGCAACGACCGTGGCGGCTATTAAGCCCTAAGCCAATCACACTCGTGATGCAACAAGCCCGCCTCGGCGGGCTTGTTTGCTTTCAGTACCGCTCAGGTCGGATCACCTGAACCTCGGTGAAGCTGATCAACACGCTGTAGTGCGGCGCAAAGCGCTGCAGCACGGCCTCGGCCACCGCATCGGCCACGCCGGGATCACAGATCACCCGCAACTCGATGCTGCGGTCGGCCTCCCAATCGCCGGCTCGTTCGCCCTCCGGGAAGGCGCCGCGCACCTCATAGACCGTCCAGGCCTGGATGTGATGGCGCTTGAGTTCGGCCAACAGGCGCGGCTCCAGCGCTGCCTCGGCCACGATCTTGAGCTGGGTCTTGGGGTGCTTTTGAATCATGCGAAGGCCTCGGCCAGCCGCAGGTAGAGCGGAATGCCCACCAGCAGATTGAAGGGGAAGGTCACACCGAGCGCGCAGGCGATGGCCAGGCCGGTGTTGGCCTGGGGCACCGCCACGCGCAGCGCAGCGGGCGCCGCGATGTAGCTGGCACTGGCGGCCAGCGTGGCCACGAGGGCCACGCCGCCGGTCTGCAGGCCCAAGGCCTTGCCCACGGCCAGACCCAGCAGGGCCAAGAGCGGCGGCAGCAGCAAGCCCAGACCCACCAGGCGCAGGCCATGGCGGCGCAAGGCCGGCAATTGGCCCCCAGCCACCAGGCCCAGTTCCAGCAGGAAGAGGGCCAGCACGCCCTTGAAGGGGTCGATGAACAGGGCCTTGATCGGCGCCACGCCGGCGTCACCCGCCAGCCAGCCGATCAGCAGCCCGCCCATCAGCAGCAAAACAGACTTGCCCAGCAAGACCTCGTGGGCCAGCAGGTCCCAGCGGATCGGCCCACTCTCCTGCCGCAGGGCCAAGCGCGCCAGCACGATGCCGACCACCAGGCCCGGCGCCTCCATCACCGCCACCCACAGCGGCGCATGGGCCTCAAAGGGCAGACCGGCGCGCTGCACGGCCGTCATCCCCACCGCAAAGGTCACCACGCTGACCGAGCCGTAATGCGCGGCCAGGCCGGCGGCGTCCACGCCGCGCAGGCCGGCCAGGCGCAGCACAGGCGCCACCAGCAGGGGGATGAGGGCGCCGAAGCCCATCAGCACCAGCACCTGGGGCGCCAGCACATCCACCGCCTGCCGGCTGAGCTCCAAACCGCCCTTGAGGCCGATGGCCAACAGCAGGTAGAGCGTCAGCGTCTCATACAGCGCCTCGGGCAGGCGCAGATCGCTTTTGACAAGGCGGGCGAACAGGCCCAGCAGGAAGAAGAAGACCACCACATCCATGATGGGGCGGCATCATGCCGTGCACACCAAAGCCCTGCCAACGCGGGTGTTTGGCAACGCGGATTCAGAGATTCCAGCCCTGCTGGAACTTCACGAACAGCTCCCGTTGCAACGGCTGCGCTTGCGCGACCCGCGACCAGCTCGCGCCCACGCTCCAGCCGCGCAACGCACCGGCGCGCGCCAGCCAGGTCAGGGTGCTGACCTGTTCGCGGTCCCGCTGCGCGGGCCAACCGGCCTCGGCCTCGCGTTCGCTGCGGCCCTGCTGGTGCAACAGACGCACGGCCTGCTCGGGGCTCAGGTAGAGCACCAGTTTGGTCTGGTCCTGGCGCTCCGCCAGGGCGGCCTGTCCGCTGGGTGCACGCACCGCGGCGCGCGCCCAGCGCTGCTCCAGTTCCATGCCCCAGCCACCCGGCAGCACCCAGCGCCAGTTGAACTGCGAGCTCAAGGCGTAGCCACGGCCCACGCGGTCGGCGTCCACATCCAGACGCTGACCCCACTCCAACTCGAA
Above is a window of Inhella inkyongensis DNA encoding:
- a CDS encoding sodium-dependent bicarbonate transport family permease, which gives rise to MDVVVFFFLLGLFARLVKSDLRLPEALYETLTLYLLLAIGLKGGLELSRQAVDVLAPQVLVLMGFGALIPLLVAPVLRLAGLRGVDAAGLAAHYGSVSVVTFAVGMTAVQRAGLPFEAHAPLWVAVMEAPGLVVGIVLARLALRQESGPIRWDLLAHEVLLGKSVLLLMGGLLIGWLAGDAGVAPIKALFIDPFKGVLALFLLELGLVAGGQLPALRRHGLRLVGLGLLLPPLLALLGLAVGKALGLQTGGVALVATLAASASYIAAPAALRVAVPQANTGLAIACALGVTFPFNLLVGIPLYLRLAEAFA
- a CDS encoding P-II family nitrogen regulator: MIQKHPKTQLKIVAEAALEPRLLAELKRHHIQAWTVYEVRGAFPEGERAGDWEADRSIELRVICDPGVADAVAEAVLQRFAPHYSVLISFTEVQVIRPERY